DNA from Streptomyces sp. Edi2:
CCGTGCCGGGCGAGATCGTCGTCTTCGTCGCCGCGTCCGACCTTCTCAACCGCATCTCACCCGCCAACGCGCGCGGCCTGTACGCGGGGATCTGGGGAACGACGCTGGCCGGCGCGGTCATCATCGCCCCCTCCCTCGCGGGATGGGCGCTCACCCACGGCGGCGACGAACTGGCCGCCGCCGCCACCTTCACCGTCGGTGCCCTCGGCGCCGCACTGGCCTGGCCCCTGGCCGCGCTCATCCACCGCTCCCGCCCCGTTCCCGCCCTTCACTGACCAGGAGCCACCACCATGTCCCACCACAACCAGCCCGTCCTGCTTGTCCTGGGCGCCGGCGACCGCGCCTACCGCTCCTTTCTCCTGCAGGAGTTCGCCGCCCGCCACCGCCTCGTCCTCCTCGACAGCCAGCCGCCCGCCTGGACCCGGCCCTACGTCGCCGACGCGGTCACCGTCGACCTGCACGACCACCAGGCCGTCCATCGCGCGGTCACCGAGATCGCCCTGCGTCACCCGATCTCCGGCGTCACCACCTACCTTGAGCATCACGTCGAGCTCGTCGCGCACCTGGCCAAGGAGCTCGGCCTGCCCGGCGCTGAGCCGGACGCCGTCGAGGCCTGCCGCGACAAGGCCCGCACCCGCCAACTCCTCGCCGAACACGGCGTCCCCTCCGCCCGCTCCGTCCTCGTCAACAGCGCGGAAGAGGCGACCGCGGCCGCCGACGCCATCGGCTACCCCGTCGTCATCAAGCCCCGCGGCCTCGGCGGCAGCGCCGGCGTACACCGCGCCGACTACCGCGAGCACGTCGCCGCCCACTACGACAGCGCGTCCGCCGCGACCCTGATCGGCCTGGAGGCGAGCGCCGCCGCCGGCGTTCTGGTCGAGGAGTACCTGCACGGGCCCGAGATCAGCGTCGAGTGCGCCGTCCGCGGCCGCGGTGACATACACATCGCCGCGATCACCCGCAAACGGCTCGGCGCCGAGCCGGCCTTCCTGGAGACCGGCCACCTCGTCGACGCCACCGACCCGCTCCTCGACGATCCGGTGCTCCACCAGGTCGTCACCTCGGCCATCAAGGCCGTAGGCATCACCACCGGGATCCTGCACGTCGAGGTACGACTCACCCGCCAGGGCCCGCGCATCATCGAGATCAACGCCCGCCTCGGCGGCGACCTCATCCCGCGCCTCGTCCACCTCGCAACCGGTATCTCCCTGCCGCGGGCCCAGGCCGCCATGGCCACCGGAGACACCCCGGACCTGAACGCCTCCGCGGCACAGAGCGCCGCCGTCGAGTTCCGCTACCCGACCGTCACCGGGCCCGTCCAGACCGCCCACGCCCGCGCCTTCAGCGCCGACTGGCTCGAACGTCTGGTCTGGACACGGCAGTCGGGCGACATCGTCACCGCCGGCCCGCACAGCACCATCAACGACCGTCTCGCCCACGCCGTGGTCTGCGCTCCCACCCCCGACGCCTGCCAGGCGCGCCTCGACCAAGTACTGCAGAGCCTCACCGTGCACATCGCCGAACCCGTCCGCACCACCGCCTGCGTGCGCTGACCCAACCCTCGACCCGTCGTCTCAGGAGCTCCCGACATGTCCCGCGCCCTGGCCGCCACCGCACCATGGCGCCTCCGCCCGCCGTACGCCGACCGGAGGCCGAGCACGTGGTGACCCTGCCGTTCATCCGGTCCAAGACCGCCGCGCCGGCCGACGACGGCGCGGCACTGGCGGACCCGACCACCCTCACGGCGCGACTGCGCCGGATGGGCCAGGGTCTCGCGCTGCCGATCGCGGCGATGCCCGCCGCCGGCCTGCTCCTGCGCCTGGGACAAGACGACCTCCTGGGCCGCTACCCGGCTCTGCACACCACGGCCGCGGTCATCTCCGGAGCGGGCGCCGCCGTCCTCGACTACCTCCCGGCGCTGTTCGCCGTCGGCATCGCCCTGGGGCTGAACCGCGCCAAGGACGTCGCCGGCCCCGTCCTGGCCTGCCTCATCTCCTACCTGGTCCTCGCCAAGGTCATCCTGGTCCTCAACCCGCTGCCCGCCGACCAGCTCGACGCCCCGCCCGCCCGCTGGCCCTACGGCGCGCTCGCCGGCATCGTCGGCGCCCTGCTGGCCATGGCCATCTGGAAGCGCGTCACCACCGGCCGCCGACGCATCCCGCCGTTCGCCGCCTACGGGATCGTCGCCCTCGCCGCCATCACCGCCGGCACCCTGCTCGGGCTCGCCTACCCCACAGTCGAGCGGGCGCTCACCGCGTCCGCGGCCGCTGTCACGGACCACGCAGTCCTCGGCGGAGGAGTCTTCGGATTCCTCAACCGTCTCCTTGGCCCCATCGGTTTGCACCAGCCGCTCAACGCCGTCGTCTGGTACCTGACCGGCGACTGCGGCAACGGCATCAAGGGCGATGTGCCGTGCTTCATCCAGCAACACGACCCGAACGCCGGGGTGTTCATGGGCGGCTTCTTCCCCGTCTACATGGCCGGCCTGCCCGCCGCCGCTCTGGCCATGTGGCGCAGCGCACTGCCCGAGCACCGCCGCCGCGTCGGCGCCCTGCTGCTACCCGCGGCCGCGATCTGCTCCCTGGCCGGGGTCACCGAGCCGATCGAGCTGACCTTCGCGTTCGTGGCCTTCCCCCTCTACGTCGTGCATGCCGTCCTCACCGGCCTGAGCCTCGCGATCGTCAACCTCCTCGACATCCACACGGGCTTCGTGTTCAGCGCCGGAGCGATCGACTACGTCCTCAACTACTCCATCTCGCACCGGCCGTTGCTCCTGCTGCCCCTCGCCCTCGCCTACGGCGCCCTCTACTACGGGATCTTCCGGTTCGCGATCACGCGCTTCGACCTGCGCACCCCCGGCCGCACACCCACCGTCCCCGACGCCCTCCGCCGCGAAAGCCCCGCTGACGCGCAGCCCCCGCACCCGCACCGCATCAACACGACCGAAGGAGAGCGGAGTTGACCCCGCGCGCAATCCAGGCAGCCTGCTACGGCATCGGAGCGATCTACCCGATCGTTATCCTCGACCCGGTCCACCGGTGGCACCGGCCCGTCCACCCCGGCCTGCCCGAGCAGAGCCCCGGCGAGGGCCACGGCATGCTCGTCCTGCGCTGGACCGGACCTCCGGGCGAGGACGCCCACGCTCCGGCGCTCCTCGAAGCCGCGGCCGCCCGAGCTCCCGTCACACCGCCCACCGGCGCCGAGCTACGGGCATTCCAGGCATCGCTGCCGCCCGGCCTCCACCGGATCGACCTGCACGACCAGTACGTCATCGGTCCGTGGTCACAACGGCCCGGTACCACCCGGCACACCCCGCCACCGCACGCCGCATAGCACCAGCCCCACCTACCGACCGGAAGGCTCCCGTGTCCCAACGCCCCCACGCCCAGGTCGCCGTCATCACCCCGACCCGCCTGGATCCGCTGCGCCGCACCTACTTCCTCGAGCTCTACAGAAGCCTCGAAGCGCAGCGCGTCACGTTCGAGTGGATCATCGCCCCGAACGGCCCCGACGCCGATCCCGCCACCATTCCCGACGTGATCGCGAAGGACCCGCGCGTCACCGTGTGCGCACGGCCCCGACCGGGCGCTGCCCCAGCCCGCAACATCGCGATGAACGCGGTCACCGCCCCCTTCACCTGCTTCGTCGACGATGACGATGTCCTTCCGCCTGACTCCCTCAGTACCCGCTACCACCACGCTGTGGAGACGGGCCTGGGCTGGGTGGCGGGCTGGTCAGCTGACCTTCTGGAAGACGGCTCCCTGAACACCTGGGTCTGCCCCACGCCGGTGGGCCGTCATGAGGCCGGAGACGTCTGGACGTACTGGCCCTCGCCCGACAAGAAGCCGCCGCTCGGCCACACCATGCTTCTCACCCGCACCGAGATTGCACGTGCCTGCGGCGGTCAAGGTGGACTGTGGAAAGGCGAGGACTACGTGTACGTCATGGCGGTCACCGGCCGCAGTGCCGGCGAGCTGCTGCCGGTGGTGACGTACCACTACCGCGACCACGCGCACCAGATGACAGAGGCCGCCACGTATTTGGACGACGACGAGCGAGGCGCAAGAGTCTTCTCCTGGCTCCAAGGTAGAGACGACCGGGAGCTGCGCCGCCGGGAACGCGGCAGCGGCGACCTTGCGCTGGTGCGCAGGGCCGGCTGAGCGGGTGGCCGCCTCGACACCACCACGGATGTGGCCCCCGCGCCGACCGGCGCGGGGGCCACATGCGGTGGATCGAGCTCCTGATCCGAAGTGACAGGAAGGCGCTGTCACCGATCGGACGGGGCCAGGAGGATTCCTCGCGGGGAGGAGCCGCGCACGCCCCTGTCAGCTCTTATTCGCGAACTTCCAGATGCTCGGGTTGCCTTCATCGTTCGCGGACCAGTGCACCTCGATCGACTTGGCGTTCGCCGGGACCAGGTACGACTCGCACAGCGTGTGGCTCTCACCCGCCTTCCAGCTCTCGATGTCGTAGGGGTCCTCGCAGCCGGCCCCAGTGTCCGCGGCGCCGATCAGGAGCGCGCCCCGCTTGCCGTCCGCCCAGATGGTCGTGCCCTTGTTCGCCTCGGACCGATCGGTGAGCGCGGGGCCTTCTTTGTGCGTGAACTTCACGTGAGCCACGGCCAGGACCAGGCCCTTCGCCGCTTCCTTGTCGGTGACGAGCTTCTGCGCCTCAGCTTCGGTCCCCAGGTCGACCTTCTCGGCGACCACGTCGTAGGTGACGCTCTGGCTGCCCTCCTTCACCTTTCCCGTGACGGCCTTACCCGGCGCGAGTTCGCCGCTGGCCGGATCACGCGGTGAAACGCTCGCCTCGCTCTTGCCCGCGGCCTGCTTCTCGCTGGACTTCCCGGAGTCGGAGCTGTCGCCTCCGCCGCACGCGGTCAGCCCCAGCGCGAGAACGGCGATCGGTGCGGCGGTGCGGAGGACGGTCTTTCGGAACGGCACAAGAACTCCTGCCTGGGGTGCTCCCGCAGCGCCGTGTCGGCACGCGCGGGAGCAACGGTCAGTGACGTCCCTGACCCTCCAGCCATCGTCCTGTGGACAGAGTCCGGCCGTGCAGCACCAAGGGGGAGCCCGCTGCAGCAAGGGCGGCCCCGACTCCTCCCGCGTGCCGGCGGCCCACGTCCGGGACCGGCGGGAACACGGAGTGGGACTTTGTGGCGGTGAGCCGTGTCAGTGAGCGGGTAGCCGCTGGGCGGCCGACTCAGCACGAGGCCCCCGCGCGCCGTCCGGCTGCGGGGGCCTCGTGCCGTCACGTGTGTGGAGGGCTACTGATCCACCCAGCGGGTGGCGGTGCCCTGCGCGTCGACGTCGACCAGGTGCACGCGGGTGTCCCGGGTGGCGACCTGAATGGCGATCAGGTGCGAGAGAGAGCCCGGCGTTCCGGGTTCGGGGTACTTGGGCTGACCGCCCTTGGTGATCCCGAAGGTGAGAGGGCGCCGCTTGCGGGTGGTGGAGGCCGCCGCGTCGTTCTGGACGGGATCCGGTGTGCGCGCCGTGTGATCGTCGGACATGCGCTGTCTCCAGGTTCAGGAAGGGGCGGGCGAGGAGTGCGGCTGACGCCACTGTGTCATGCGAGCGGCGGTGCCAGCCGCGTTCTGCGCGACTCGAGGGCCGGCCGTGCGCCATGGGGTTCTACCAGTGCGCCGGTCGGCGCCCTCGGTGTAGGGCTCCGAGGAGCGTGACGCCGAACTTGGTGCGCAGGCGCCGAAGTTCCCACAACGAGAGCAGGGTGACGGACACCGGCGGACCGATCAGGAAGAGCAGCTGCACCGCCGGCGGCGCGACCACAGGGGAGCCGCCGGTGAGCTGGAAGCCGAACATCACCCAGACCAGAAGCGGTGAGAGCAACGGGGGGAGAACCTCGTGAACGTCGCCGGTGCGGAAGACGTAGTGGACGCACAGCACTGCCGACGCGAGGCCGAAGGGTACGGCGAAGAGCACCGCGGCCAGGGCGGCAAGGAGGAAGACGATCTGGAACACGCCGAACTGCGGAGCCAGGCGGGCCCCGCCGCTGTTCTGCAGCAGGAGGAACAGGACGAGCACGGACGCGAACAGCGCTGCGAAACCCGCCATCGGTCCCGATAGCCGGCGTACGTACACGGCGCGACCCGGGGCGCGCGCTGCGGCCACGAAGAGCACGAGCGCCAGGGGGCCGGCGACGACCAGCACGCCGGTGCTGATGAGGACCTCCGCGAGCTTGTCCTTGGCGAAGGCAGACATCGACTGCTGCATCGGGTACGCGTAGATCATCCAGATTGTCGCGGCGATCCCGATGACCGTCCGCGCCAGATGGACGGCTTCGATCGTTCCGTCGGTCAGCCGGCCGGGCCGGGCCGGGCGGAAGACGCGGGCCGCGAGGGCGAACGGCAGCATCAGGAATGCCGGACGCGTTCTCCTGGGCGGGTGCTGTGTCATGTAGGTCATCGAATCCCCCATGGGGCGGGCCGGTCATCTGCCGGCGGGCGGGTACTGCAGAGCGTGGTGCGGTCGGGCTGCGGCCTGGGTCGAGGGCTGTCGTCGGCTGACGTCCGCGACGGAGCGGCCGACTACCACTCGCGACCCAATTAACTTGACTAAAGAGCGCATTGTAGCTTAAGTTATATGGGTCACGCGAGGGGGGTTCCCTCGCTCTCCGAACCCGGGAGTTTCATGATTCACCTGCCCCTTGCCCAGGATCTCGACAAGGAGATCTACAACCCGCACGAGTTCCACAACCGGGTACGCAAGGCACTTCTCACCGCCGCGGAACTGCGGACCAGCCATTTCGGCGGCGTCATCACGCCGCGCGAGGTGAGCACCCTCACGCACGAGCACATGGCGCTCGCGGCACGCCGGATCAGCGAAAAGCCCCCGACGGTGCGGCCCGACGGCAGCCCGACCGCCGACCTGATCATCGAGGTCCTGCTCGTCCTCCACTCGGCTCAGCCCTC
Protein-coding regions in this window:
- a CDS encoding ATP-grasp domain-containing protein; this encodes MSHHNQPVLLVLGAGDRAYRSFLLQEFAARHRLVLLDSQPPAWTRPYVADAVTVDLHDHQAVHRAVTEIALRHPISGVTTYLEHHVELVAHLAKELGLPGAEPDAVEACRDKARTRQLLAEHGVPSARSVLVNSAEEATAAADAIGYPVVIKPRGLGGSAGVHRADYREHVAAHYDSASAATLIGLEASAAAGVLVEEYLHGPEISVECAVRGRGDIHIAAITRKRLGAEPAFLETGHLVDATDPLLDDPVLHQVVTSAIKAVGITTGILHVEVRLTRQGPRIIEINARLGGDLIPRLVHLATGISLPRAQAAMATGDTPDLNASAAQSAAVEFRYPTVTGPVQTAHARAFSADWLERLVWTRQSGDIVTAGPHSTINDRLAHAVVCAPTPDACQARLDQVLQSLTVHIAEPVRTTACVR
- a CDS encoding PTS transporter subunit EIIC; its protein translation is MAPPPAVRRPEAEHVVTLPFIRSKTAAPADDGAALADPTTLTARLRRMGQGLALPIAAMPAAGLLLRLGQDDLLGRYPALHTTAAVISGAGAAVLDYLPALFAVGIALGLNRAKDVAGPVLACLISYLVLAKVILVLNPLPADQLDAPPARWPYGALAGIVGALLAMAIWKRVTTGRRRIPPFAAYGIVALAAITAGTLLGLAYPTVERALTASAAAVTDHAVLGGGVFGFLNRLLGPIGLHQPLNAVVWYLTGDCGNGIKGDVPCFIQQHDPNAGVFMGGFFPVYMAGLPAAALAMWRSALPEHRRRVGALLLPAAAICSLAGVTEPIELTFAFVAFPLYVVHAVLTGLSLAIVNLLDIHTGFVFSAGAIDYVLNYSISHRPLLLLPLALAYGALYYGIFRFAITRFDLRTPGRTPTVPDALRRESPADAQPPHPHRINTTEGERS
- a CDS encoding glycosyltransferase; this encodes MSQRPHAQVAVITPTRLDPLRRTYFLELYRSLEAQRVTFEWIIAPNGPDADPATIPDVIAKDPRVTVCARPRPGAAPARNIAMNAVTAPFTCFVDDDDVLPPDSLSTRYHHAVETGLGWVAGWSADLLEDGSLNTWVCPTPVGRHEAGDVWTYWPSPDKKPPLGHTMLLTRTEIARACGGQGGLWKGEDYVYVMAVTGRSAGELLPVVTYHYRDHAHQMTEAATYLDDDERGARVFSWLQGRDDRELRRRERGSGDLALVRRAG